A portion of the Bacillus thuringiensis genome contains these proteins:
- a CDS encoding aminopeptidase, which translates to MTFEEKLQAYAELTVKIGVNIQPGQYLLVNTSVDALDFARIIVKEAYKAGAGRVHVNFSDEEMERAYFDYASDEEFNRFPEWIVKMNDELIERKGALLMIDATDPDKFTGISSDRLATYQKVAGAALRNNRNAVMKDSIAWSMVAVPSPKWASKVFPGLATEDQVPALWEAIFKAVRIGDGSAIEKWREHVTNLESRAVLLNDKKYMKLHYTAPGTDLTIALAPQHKWVTGGGKTPDDTIFMANMPTEEVYTLPMKQGVNGYVSNTKPLVYQGNIIDGFKLTFEEGKIVKAEAQVGHDLLQELINVDEGSCYLGEVALVPHESPISASGILYFNTLFDENASNHLAIGKAYPTCLEDGRDLENDQLETLGANISITHEDFMIGSSEMDIDGILPDGTVEPIFRKGSWAF; encoded by the coding sequence ATGACTTTTGAAGAAAAATTACAAGCATATGCAGAACTTACGGTGAAAATCGGTGTCAATATTCAACCAGGGCAATACTTATTAGTCAATACATCAGTGGATGCATTGGATTTCGCCCGTATAATTGTGAAAGAGGCTTATAAGGCTGGGGCAGGGCGTGTTCATGTTAATTTTTCGGATGAAGAAATGGAACGTGCTTACTTTGATTATGCCTCAGATGAAGAATTTAATCGCTTCCCAGAGTGGATAGTCAAAATGAATGATGAGCTGATCGAACGTAAAGGAGCACTATTAATGATAGATGCTACAGATCCTGATAAATTTACAGGTATTTCATCTGATCGCCTAGCTACCTATCAAAAGGTAGCAGGAGCTGCTCTGAGAAACAATCGCAACGCCGTAATGAAGGATTCAATAGCTTGGTCGATGGTAGCAGTTCCTTCACCAAAGTGGGCATCGAAGGTGTTCCCAGGTTTAGCAACTGAGGATCAAGTACCAGCATTATGGGAGGCTATTTTTAAAGCTGTTCGTATTGGTGACGGCAGTGCTATTGAAAAATGGCGTGAACATGTAACAAATTTAGAATCTCGTGCGGTCCTACTGAACGATAAAAAATATATGAAGCTTCACTATACAGCGCCAGGTACTGATTTAACAATTGCATTAGCACCACAGCATAAATGGGTTACTGGAGGTGGTAAAACTCCTGATGATACTATCTTTATGGCTAATATGCCGACAGAAGAGGTTTATACGTTACCGATGAAACAAGGTGTAAATGGCTATGTAAGCAATACAAAACCATTAGTTTATCAAGGGAATATTATCGATGGCTTTAAACTGACATTTGAAGAAGGAAAAATTGTTAAAGCTGAAGCACAGGTAGGACATGATTTATTACAGGAGCTTATTAATGTGGATGAAGGCTCTTGCTATTTAGGTGAAGTAGCACTTGTACCACATGAATCACCGATTTCAGCATCGGGAATTTTATATTTTAATACATTGTTTGATGAAAATGCATCGAACCATTTAGCGATTGGTAAAGCTTATCCAACTTGCTTAGAGGATGGAAGAGATTTAGAAAACGATCAGCTTGAAACGTTAGGGGCAAATATTTCAATAACACATGAGGACTTTATGATTGGCAGCAGTGAGATGGATATCGATGGTATTCTACCAGATGGAACTGTAGAACCAATTTTCCGTAAAGGTAGCTGGGCATTTTAA
- the nheA gene encoding non-hemolytic enterotoxin NHE subunit A codes for MKKTLITGLLVTAVSTSCFIPVSAYAKEGQTEVKTVYVQNVIAPNTLSNSIRMLGSQSPLIQAYGLIILQQPDIKVNAMSSLTNHQKFAKANVREWIDEYNPKLIDLNQEMMRYSTRFNSYYSKLYELAGNVNEDQQAKADFMSAYGKLQLQVQSIQESMEQDLLELNRFKTVLDKDSNNLSIKADEAIKTLQGSSGDIVKLREDIKRIQGEIQAELTTILNRPQEIIKGSINIGKQVFTITNQTAQTKTIDFVSIGTLSNEIVNAADSQTREAALRIQQKQKELLPLIQKLSQTEAEATQITFVEDQVSSFTELINRQITTLETLLTDWKVLNNNMIQIQKNVEEGTYTDSSLLQKHFNQIKKVSDEMNKQTNQFEDYVTNVEVH; via the coding sequence GTGAAAAAGACTTTAATTACAGGGTTATTGGTTACAGCAGTATCTACGAGTTGCTTCATTCCTGTAAGCGCTTACGCCAAGGAGGGGCAAACAGAAGTGAAAACAGTATATGTGCAAAATGTAATTGCTCCAAATACATTATCCAATTCAATTAGAATGTTAGGATCACAATCACCGCTTATTCAAGCATACGGATTAATTATTTTGCAACAGCCAGACATTAAGGTAAATGCGATGAGTAGCTTAACGAATCATCAAAAGTTTGCAAAGGCGAATGTACGAGAATGGATTGATGAATATAATCCGAAGCTAATTGACTTAAATCAAGAAATGATGAGATACAGCACTAGATTTAATAGCTATTATAGTAAGCTCTATGAACTAGCAGGAAACGTAAATGAAGATCAGCAAGCAAAAGCAGATTTTATGAGTGCATATGGAAAATTACAATTGCAAGTACAAAGCATCCAAGAGAGTATGGAGCAAGATTTATTAGAGTTAAATCGATTTAAAACAGTATTAGACAAAGATAGTAACAACTTATCAATTAAAGCCGATGAAGCAATAAAAACACTGCAAGGATCAAGTGGAGATATTGTGAAATTAAGAGAAGATATTAAAAGAATTCAAGGGGAAATTCAAGCTGAACTAACTACTATTTTGAATAGACCTCAAGAAATCATTAAAGGTTCTATTAATATCGGTAAACAAGTATTTACAATCACAAATCAAACTGCACAAACGAAAACAATCGATTTTGTTTCTATCGGTACTTTAAGTAATGAAATTGTAAATGCTGCAGATAGTCAAACGAGAGAAGCAGCTCTTCGCATTCAGCAAAAGCAAAAAGAGCTACTACCACTTATTCAAAAGTTATCACAAACTGAAGCAGAGGCGACACAAATTACATTCGTTGAAGACCAAGTAAGTAGCTTTACAGAACTAATCAATCGTCAAATTACAACTTTAGAAACGTTATTAACGGACTGGAAAGTTTTAAACAATAATATGATCCAAATTCAAAAGAATGTTGAAGAAGGCACGTATACAGACAGTAGTTTACTTCAAAAACATTTCAATCAAATTAAAAAAGTAAGTGATGAAATGAATAAACAAACAAATCAATTTGAAGATTACGTTACAAACGTTGAAGTACATTAA
- the panE gene encoding 2-dehydropantoate 2-reductase: MRILVLGAGGVGGFFGGRLVEKGEDVTFLVRSKRKKQLEERGLVIRSVNGDFSFQPKLITKEERTFQFDVILFSTKAYHLNEAIQDLKPFVGDNTVIIPLLNGIAHLSLLQKEFGEEKVIGGLCFIETTLNDQGEIVQTSAANRLVFGEIKSQNSERVKHISKAFSGTKSSFVLSENITQDMWHKYLFITVMSGVTTLMRAPIGPIRESEGGRDFIRNVFEESVQIMRVLGAPVKANIAQEHMKTIDKISYDMKSSMQRDMEKGSFIEGKHLQGYLLDVAEQFSIAAPLLGTIYQNLKVYEEMTFNKSVIELDV, from the coding sequence ATGCGGATTTTAGTATTAGGCGCTGGTGGAGTCGGAGGATTTTTTGGTGGCAGGTTAGTCGAGAAGGGAGAAGATGTCACGTTTCTTGTTCGTAGTAAACGGAAAAAACAATTAGAGGAAAGAGGACTTGTAATCCGAAGTGTTAACGGGGATTTTTCCTTCCAACCGAAATTAATAACGAAAGAAGAGAGAACTTTTCAATTTGATGTTATTTTATTTTCAACAAAAGCGTATCACTTAAACGAGGCTATTCAAGATTTGAAGCCGTTTGTTGGCGATAATACTGTAATCATTCCATTGTTAAATGGTATCGCTCATTTATCACTACTACAAAAAGAATTCGGCGAAGAAAAAGTAATTGGCGGTTTATGCTTTATCGAGACGACGTTAAACGATCAAGGAGAAATTGTACAAACTAGCGCTGCCAACAGACTTGTGTTTGGAGAAATTAAGTCTCAAAATTCAGAGAGAGTAAAGCATATTTCTAAAGCATTTTCAGGTACGAAATCTAGTTTTGTTTTAAGTGAAAATATTACGCAAGATATGTGGCATAAATATTTATTTATTACTGTAATGTCAGGTGTGACAACGTTAATGCGTGCACCAATTGGACCAATCCGTGAAAGTGAAGGCGGCCGTGATTTTATCCGTAATGTGTTTGAGGAATCTGTACAAATCATGAGAGTATTAGGAGCTCCAGTAAAGGCTAATATTGCCCAGGAACATATGAAAACGATTGATAAAATTTCATATGATATGAAGTCATCGATGCAGCGTGATATGGAAAAGGGTTCGTTTATTGAAGGGAAGCACTTGCAAGGATATTTACTGGATGTAGCAGAGCAATTTTCTATAGCGGCACCATTATTAGGAACTATATATCAAAATTTAAAGGTGTATGAAGAGATGACCTTTAACAAATCTGTAATAGAATTAGATGTATGA
- the nheB gene encoding non-hemolytic enterotoxin NHE subunit B has translation MTKKPYKVMALSALMAVFAAGNIMPAHTYAAESTVKQAPVHAVAKAYNDYEEYSLGPEGLKDAMERTGSNALVMDLYALTIIKQGNVNFGNVSSVDAALKGKVIQHQDTARGNAKQWLDVLKPQLISTNQNIINYNTKFQNYYDTLVAAVDAKDKATLTKGLTRLSSSINENKAQVDQLVEDLKKFRNKMTSDTQNFKGDANQITSILASQDAGIPLLQNQITTYNEAISKYNAIIIGSSVATALGPIAIIGGAVVIATGAGTPLGVALIAGGAAAVGGGTAGIVLAKKELDNAQAEIQKITGQVTTAQLEVAGLTNIKTQTEYLTNTIDTAITALQNISNQWYTMGSKYNSLLQNVDSISPNDLVFIKEDLNIAKDSWKNIKDYAEKIYAEDIKVVDTKKA, from the coding sequence ATGACAAAAAAACCATATAAAGTAATGGCTCTATCAGCACTTATGGCAGTATTTGCAGCAGGAAACATTATGCCAGCCCATACGTATGCAGCTGAAAGCACAGTGAAACAAGCTCCAGTTCATGCGGTAGCAAAAGCTTATAATGACTATGAAGAATATTCATTAGGACCAGAAGGCTTAAAAGATGCAATGGAAAGAACAGGTTCAAATGCTTTAGTAATGGATCTGTATGCTTTAACAATTATTAAACAAGGTAATGTTAACTTTGGAAATGTATCGTCTGTTGATGCGGCTTTAAAAGGAAAAGTCATTCAGCATCAAGATACAGCGAGAGGAAATGCGAAGCAATGGTTAGATGTATTAAAACCACAGCTTATTTCAACGAATCAAAATATCATTAACTACAATACGAAATTCCAAAACTATTATGATACTTTAGTTGCTGCAGTTGATGCAAAGGATAAAGCGACTCTTACGAAAGGCTTAACTAGATTATCAAGTAGTATTAATGAAAATAAAGCGCAAGTGGATCAGTTAGTAGAAGACTTGAAGAAATTCCGAAATAAAATGACTTCGGATACGCAAAACTTCAAGGGTGATGCAAATCAAATTACATCTATATTAGCTAGTCAAGATGCAGGAATTCCGCTTCTGCAAAATCAAATTACAACGTACAATGAAGCAATTAGTAAATATAATGCAATTATTATCGGTTCATCTGTCGCGACAGCTCTAGGACCAATTGCAATTATCGGTGGTGCAGTAGTTATTGCTACGGGCGCAGGAACACCGCTAGGAGTAGCATTAATTGCAGGTGGTGCAGCAGCTGTAGGCGGTGGTACAGCTGGAATCGTATTAGCGAAGAAAGAGCTTGATAATGCACAAGCAGAAATTCAAAAGATAACAGGACAAGTTACAACTGCGCAATTAGAAGTAGCAGGATTAACGAACATTAAAACACAAACAGAGTATTTAACAAATACAATTGATACTGCAATTACAGCGTTACAAAATATTTCAAACCAATGGTACACAATGGGATCAAAATACAATTCTTTACTTCAAAATGTAGATTCTATTAGTCCAAACGACCTAGTTTTCATTAAAGAAGATTTAAACATTGCGAAAGATAGCTGGAAAAACATTAAAGACTATGCAGAAAAGATTTATGCGGAAGATATTAAAGTAGTAGATACGAAAAAAGCATAA
- a CDS encoding alpha/beta hydrolase family protein, whose protein sequence is MNFWEVVLIVVNFSLLSWILLIGRETKKWSKLATLIAVVMVTVQLLAEGFRWQMIPAYVSPVILILCYLLTRRKKGFRSSGIFIVKTSLLCIYLSVAVALPLLMPVFSFEEPTGPHRVGTKLYHWVDHQRNEPYSKNPNDRRELMVQIWYPAAEKSKGDPEPYIRNINELSKGLEKTLSIPAFAFSHMELVKSHSFMDLQLSDSENHYPILLFSHGFNGFRNQNTFQVEELASQGYIVLSIDHTFDAAATVFPGGRTAYVQPINLTDEGDSHIKLWEEDVSFVLNQIEKLNENDETGFFTGRLNTSRIGMFGHSYGGATAAQILAKDSRVKAAINMDGTLYGEILPESGIGKPFLLMSAEEPDEADPFEVRERYGRGLAGGGMSMVIPHTDHTSFTDLHLFSPLLQSPGENPKEVHRIINEFSLAFFDQYVKQKDDGSTLKRLMTKYPEVNFKVNR, encoded by the coding sequence ATGAATTTCTGGGAAGTTGTTTTGATAGTAGTGAATTTTAGTCTATTGAGTTGGATACTGTTAATAGGCAGAGAAACGAAAAAGTGGTCTAAATTAGCTACTTTGATTGCCGTTGTAATGGTTACAGTTCAGTTATTGGCAGAAGGTTTTAGGTGGCAGATGATTCCGGCATATGTATCCCCAGTTATCTTAATTTTATGCTATTTATTAACTAGGCGGAAAAAGGGATTTAGAAGTTCGGGTATATTCATAGTTAAGACTTCGTTACTATGTATCTATTTGTCTGTAGCAGTTGCGCTACCCTTACTTATGCCAGTATTTTCATTTGAAGAACCAACTGGTCCACATAGGGTCGGTACGAAGCTATATCATTGGGTTGATCATCAGAGAAATGAACCATATTCGAAAAATCCAAACGATCGGCGCGAACTGATGGTGCAAATTTGGTATCCTGCAGCTGAAAAAAGCAAGGGGGATCCAGAACCTTATATTCGTAACATAAATGAGCTCTCCAAGGGATTGGAAAAAACATTGTCTATTCCTGCATTTGCATTCAGCCACATGGAATTGGTAAAGTCTCATTCGTTTATGGATTTACAACTCTCAGACTCAGAGAATCACTATCCCATATTACTCTTCTCTCATGGTTTTAATGGTTTTCGTAATCAAAACACGTTTCAAGTTGAGGAGTTGGCTAGTCAAGGATATATTGTTCTAAGTATCGATCATACCTTTGATGCTGCAGCTACCGTCTTTCCAGGTGGTCGAACTGCTTACGTACAGCCCATCAATTTAACTGATGAAGGAGATAGCCACATAAAATTATGGGAGGAAGATGTCAGCTTTGTCCTTAATCAGATAGAGAAACTTAACGAAAACGATGAGACTGGTTTCTTTACAGGAAGACTGAATACCTCGCGAATTGGAATGTTTGGCCACTCTTACGGTGGAGCTACCGCAGCACAAATACTTGCAAAAGATTCTCGTGTCAAAGCAGCTATCAATATGGATGGTACATTGTATGGTGAAATTTTGCCTGAAAGTGGCATTGGAAAACCATTTCTGCTCATGAGTGCAGAAGAGCCTGATGAAGCAGATCCCTTTGAAGTGAGGGAGCGATACGGACGTGGGTTAGCTGGTGGTGGTATGTCAATGGTCATTCCTCATACGGATCATACAAGCTTTACCGATTTACATTTGTTCTCACCTCTGTTGCAGAGCCCAGGTGAAAATCCAAAGGAAGTTCATCGTATTATTAACGAATTCAGCCTGGCATTTTTTGACCAGTATGTAAAACAGAAGGATGACGGCTCAACCCTTAAAAGGCTGATGACCAAATACCCGGAAGTGAATTTTAAAGTAAACCGATAA
- a CDS encoding APC family permease, producing the protein MVSSIKRFLIGRPLKSTELGEQKLNKTKALAILSSDALSSVAYGPEQILIALAGVGAIAYWYSIPIAVGVLVLLTALILSYRQIIFAYPHGGGAYVVSKENLGMNPGLIAGGSLLVDYILTVAVSVSAGTDALTSAFPSLHAHNVIIAIIFVIFITILNLRGVTESASVLAYPVYLFVLALFILIGVGIYNILTGHVSQALHTPIGTPVAGISLFLLLRAFASGSSALTGVEAISNAIPNFKDPAPNNAAKTLLAMGALLAVLFSGIVFLAYYYGVTPSKEVTVVSQIAEQTFGRNFMYYFIQGTTALILILAANTGYSAFPLLAVNLAKDKFIPRMFTIRGDRLGYSNGIIILGVASIILIVAFQGQTEHLIPLYAVGVFIPFTLSQTGMVLKWLREKPEGWALKLTVNLIGAVISFIVMSMFFLTKFAQVWSILIFLPAIIFLFHRIKKHYDAVGDQLSLKTCEPLIPIEGNVIVVPVAGMTHVVENSLNYAKSLSADQVIAVYVAFDREEEKKFEEKWKVWQPEVRLVTLHSHYRSIIQPLTKFIDTVQYKASESNYRVTVVIPQFIPKKGWHNILHNQSSLLIRAYLLYKRNVVITTVPYHLKK; encoded by the coding sequence TTGGTTTCATCTATTAAAAGATTTTTAATTGGAAGACCGTTAAAATCAACAGAGCTTGGAGAACAAAAGCTTAATAAAACGAAAGCTTTAGCTATTTTATCTTCTGACGCATTGTCATCAGTTGCTTACGGTCCAGAACAAATTTTAATTGCTTTAGCAGGTGTGGGAGCGATCGCTTATTGGTATTCCATTCCGATCGCTGTTGGGGTATTAGTATTATTGACAGCCCTTATTTTATCTTATCGTCAAATTATTTTTGCTTATCCGCATGGCGGGGGAGCGTATGTTGTATCAAAAGAAAATTTAGGGATGAATCCAGGCTTAATTGCTGGAGGATCTTTATTAGTCGACTATATTTTAACTGTTGCGGTAAGTGTATCTGCAGGTACAGATGCGCTAACATCTGCTTTTCCTAGTTTACATGCACATAATGTAATCATTGCGATTATATTTGTTATATTTATTACCATCTTAAATTTAAGAGGAGTAACGGAATCAGCTTCCGTTTTAGCATATCCTGTTTATTTATTTGTTTTAGCACTATTTATATTAATTGGTGTAGGCATATATAATATTTTGACTGGTCACGTTTCGCAGGCTTTACACACGCCGATCGGAACGCCGGTTGCGGGCATTAGTTTGTTTTTACTGTTAAGAGCATTTGCATCAGGTAGTTCTGCTTTAACAGGTGTTGAAGCAATTTCAAATGCAATTCCGAACTTTAAAGATCCTGCGCCAAACAATGCTGCAAAAACATTGCTTGCAATGGGTGCATTACTTGCTGTGTTATTTTCAGGAATTGTATTTTTAGCTTATTATTACGGAGTGACGCCGAGTAAAGAAGTAACAGTTGTTTCTCAAATTGCTGAACAAACATTTGGACGTAATTTCATGTACTATTTCATACAAGGTACAACAGCTTTAATATTAATTCTCGCAGCTAATACAGGCTATTCTGCATTTCCTTTATTAGCGGTTAACCTCGCAAAAGATAAATTCATACCGAGAATGTTTACGATTAGAGGAGACCGTCTAGGTTACTCAAACGGTATTATAATACTTGGAGTTGCTTCAATTATTTTAATTGTAGCTTTCCAAGGACAAACAGAACATTTAATTCCGTTATATGCAGTAGGTGTATTTATTCCATTTACACTTTCTCAAACAGGGATGGTATTAAAGTGGCTTCGTGAAAAACCTGAAGGATGGGCTTTAAAATTAACGGTTAATTTAATTGGTGCAGTTATTAGTTTTATCGTAATGAGCATGTTCTTTTTAACTAAATTTGCACAAGTTTGGTCGATTCTTATTTTCTTACCTGCTATTATCTTCTTGTTTCATCGAATTAAGAAGCATTATGATGCAGTGGGTGATCAATTAAGTTTAAAAACTTGTGAACCTCTTATTCCAATTGAGGGGAATGTAATTGTCGTTCCTGTAGCAGGTATGACGCATGTAGTAGAAAATTCATTGAACTATGCGAAATCTCTTTCTGCAGATCAAGTTATCGCTGTATATGTTGCTTTTGACAGAGAAGAGGAAAAGAAATTTGAAGAGAAATGGAAGGTGTGGCAACCTGAAGTAAGGCTTGTTACATTACATTCTCATTATAGAAGTATTATTCAGCCGCTAACGAAATTCATTGATACAGTGCAGTATAAGGCAAGTGAATCGAATTACCGCGTTACGGTCGTTATACCACAGTTCATTCCGAAAAAAGGTTGGCATAACATTCTTCATAATCAATCCAGTTTACTCATACGTGCGTATTTACTTTATAAAAGAAATGTTGTTATTACGACAGTTCCATATCATTTGAAAAAATAA
- the nheC gene encoding non-hemolytic enterotoxin NHE subunit C, protein MQKSFYEKCLLTLMIAGVATSNAFPLHPFAAEQNVKTLQESAQNYSLGPAGFQDVMAQTTSSIFAMDSYAKLIQNQQETDLSKISSINSEFKGNMIQHQRDAKVNAAYWLNNMKPQIMKTDQNIINYNNTFQSYYNDMLIAIDQKDSGKLKADLEKLYADIVKNQNEVDGLLGNLKAFRDRMAKDTNSFKEDTNQLTAILASTNAGIPALEQQINTYNDSIKKSNDMVIAGGVLCVALITCLAGGPMIAVAKKDIANAEREIANLKDRISGAQAEVLILTDVKNKTTNMTETIDAAITALQNISNQWYTVGAKYNNLLQNVKGITPEEFTFIKEDLHTAKDSWKDVKDYTEKLHEGVAK, encoded by the coding sequence ATGCAGAAAAGTTTTTATGAAAAATGCCTTTTAACGTTAATGATTGCTGGGGTGGCAACGAGTAACGCATTTCCTTTACATCCTTTTGCAGCAGAACAAAACGTAAAAACATTGCAAGAAAGTGCGCAAAATTATTCTCTAGGGCCAGCTGGATTCCAAGACGTTATGGCGCAAACGACATCGAGCATATTTGCAATGGATTCATATGCAAAATTAATTCAAAATCAGCAAGAGACAGATTTAAGTAAAATAAGTTCGATTAATAGTGAATTTAAAGGGAATATGATTCAGCATCAAAGAGATGCAAAAGTTAATGCAGCATATTGGTTAAATAATATGAAGCCTCAAATTATGAAAACGGATCAAAATATTATAAATTACAATAATACTTTTCAATCGTATTATAATGACATGTTAATAGCGATTGATCAAAAGGATAGCGGAAAATTAAAAGCGGATTTAGAAAAGTTGTATGCGGATATTGTAAAGAATCAAAATGAGGTAGATGGATTATTAGGAAATTTGAAAGCTTTTCGCGATAGAATGGCGAAAGATACAAATAGTTTCAAAGAGGATACAAATCAGTTAACAGCGATATTGGCAAGTACGAATGCTGGTATTCCAGCTCTAGAGCAACAAATAAATACATATAACGATTCGATTAAAAAGAGTAATGATATGGTCATTGCTGGTGGCGTACTTTGCGTAGCTCTAATAACATGTCTTGCTGGCGGGCCGATGATTGCGGTTGCGAAAAAAGATATCGCAAATGCAGAAAGAGAAATCGCTAATTTAAAAGATAGAATTTCAGGAGCACAAGCAGAAGTCTTAATTTTGACTGATGTAAAAAATAAAACAACAAACATGACAGAAACAATTGATGCAGCAATTACAGCACTACAAAACATATCAAATCAATGGTATACAGTAGGTGCAAAATATAATAATTTACTACAAAACGTAAAAGGAATTACTCCAGAAGAGTTTACGTTTATAAAAGAAGATTTACATACAGCGAAAGATAGCTGGAAAGATGTAAAGGATTATACAGAAAAATTACATGAAGGTGTGGCAAAGTAA